In Rhodopirellula islandica, one DNA window encodes the following:
- a CDS encoding glycosyltransferase family 9 protein, translating into MSLESSSPMRILLGQPGDLSDCILTLPVACSLKEHFPESQVTIAVGVEQADFLEQHAAIDEVIQLPTRWNRSPRGIRGVKQTLDSQTYEVAIDCDDSFVSALVCQLSGANRRIGWDTTPRFAPRRQLLNELVTPVFHHVVDRRLELLTPLAVDRPRARFDWPVDSADHGWAMRYRHRWAGQDLALMDTGRVFTSVGWMFDRYAATARYLADRFQMHTIVTWRTFEERLKAEQIVACAGDAASLAPDMTLSLAAALSSLTRVVIAEDTPILHASVAAGANVVGLYGPLEGTGSPSARGPYQQHALAMENKARGGSPNREAINRVGVEHVCQWIDQLQAPAFAEAA; encoded by the coding sequence ATGTCTCTGGAGTCATCCTCTCCCATGCGGATTCTGCTCGGCCAACCAGGTGATCTTTCCGATTGCATTTTGACATTGCCCGTCGCGTGCTCGCTGAAAGAGCATTTCCCGGAATCGCAGGTCACGATCGCGGTCGGAGTGGAGCAAGCTGACTTCTTGGAGCAGCATGCCGCGATTGACGAAGTCATTCAATTGCCAACCCGATGGAACCGATCTCCACGTGGCATCCGCGGCGTCAAGCAGACGCTGGATTCGCAGACCTACGAGGTGGCCATCGATTGTGATGACTCCTTTGTTTCTGCCTTGGTTTGTCAGTTGTCCGGTGCCAACCGCCGAATTGGTTGGGACACGACGCCACGTTTCGCACCCCGACGTCAGTTGCTCAACGAGTTGGTGACACCGGTGTTTCACCATGTGGTGGATCGTCGGTTGGAATTGCTGACGCCGCTCGCCGTGGATCGTCCACGAGCCCGGTTTGATTGGCCGGTCGATTCGGCTGATCACGGTTGGGCGATGCGATACCGGCATCGTTGGGCTGGACAGGACTTGGCGTTGATGGACACCGGCCGAGTTTTCACGTCGGTCGGATGGATGTTCGATCGCTACGCCGCGACCGCACGCTATCTGGCGGACCGGTTTCAGATGCACACCATCGTGACCTGGCGAACGTTCGAGGAACGATTGAAGGCGGAGCAGATTGTGGCTTGTGCCGGGGACGCCGCTTCGCTGGCACCTGACATGACGCTATCATTGGCCGCTGCACTCAGTTCATTGACCCGAGTTGTGATCGCGGAAGACACACCGATCTTGCACGCATCGGTCGCCGCTGGTGCCAATGTGGTGGGCTTGTATGGTCCACTGGAAGGAACCGGATCGCCTTCCGCTCGCGGACCGTACCAGCAACACGCCTTGGCAATGGAAAACAAAGCCCGCGGCGGATCGCCCAATCGAGAAGCCATTAACCGGGTCGGCGTCGAACACGTCTGCCAATGGATTGATCAACTTCAGGCTCCTGCGTTTGCAGAGGCAGCCTAA
- a CDS encoding glycosyltransferase family 10 domain-containing protein: MTDRVGIVPFGNAAESYHRMLPAFPGTLGQSGVLGESSDEPLRQVHFSHDLEDADWLVVAHLTAEVLPTTIPRSRRILVTGEPSPAVDIGARNANQFGILISPYNIPGYTGTWVPSHGGLPWFFGRQTESLRRLEDLEALPVPEKSPTISAVISTKVLHEGHRQRLRFVHRLQEAIGDRLHLYGRGIRDVNDKADAILPHAYHLSLENVCEPNYWSEKISDAFLGYSLPLYAGCTNIENWFDPDSFVTLHLDDIDGSVKHVQQILDSDLYSQCLPAIRRSRERVLHHETLFHLLARTIVANPSDDPRMATAETIHTKPERTVWQKVRKEFKRTYHRLTFRP; the protein is encoded by the coding sequence ATGACCGACCGCGTTGGCATCGTTCCCTTTGGCAATGCGGCCGAGAGCTACCACCGAATGCTGCCCGCATTCCCAGGGACGCTTGGCCAATCTGGTGTGCTTGGTGAGTCAAGTGATGAACCGCTTCGCCAGGTTCATTTCAGTCACGATTTGGAGGACGCGGATTGGTTGGTGGTCGCTCACCTGACCGCCGAGGTGCTACCAACAACGATTCCCCGGTCTCGGCGTATTTTGGTGACCGGCGAGCCTTCTCCTGCAGTCGACATTGGTGCCCGCAATGCCAACCAGTTTGGGATTTTGATCTCGCCCTACAACATCCCGGGTTACACGGGGACTTGGGTTCCCAGTCATGGTGGATTGCCATGGTTCTTTGGACGACAAACCGAATCGCTTCGCCGACTGGAAGACCTCGAAGCGTTGCCCGTGCCTGAGAAGTCGCCGACGATCTCCGCCGTCATCTCCACCAAGGTGTTGCACGAAGGCCACCGACAACGTTTGCGGTTTGTCCATCGGTTGCAAGAAGCGATCGGTGACCGGTTGCACCTGTATGGTCGCGGGATTCGCGACGTGAATGACAAAGCCGACGCGATCTTGCCGCATGCGTATCACCTGTCGCTCGAGAATGTCTGCGAGCCGAATTACTGGAGCGAGAAGATCAGCGATGCGTTCTTGGGATACTCCCTGCCGTTGTACGCGGGTTGCACCAACATTGAAAATTGGTTCGATCCTGACAGCTTTGTGACGCTCCATCTCGATGACATTGACGGCTCGGTCAAGCACGTCCAGCAGATCCTCGACAGCGATCTCTATTCCCAGTGTTTGCCTGCGATTCGCCGAAGTCGGGAACGGGTGCTGCATCACGAAACGCTGTTTCATTTACTCGCCCGAACGATTGTTGCCAATCCAAGCGACGACCCACGCATGGCCACGGCTGAAACGATCCACACCAAGCCGGAACGAACGGTCTGGCAAAAGGTCCGCAAAGAGTTCAAACGCACCTACCACCGGCTCACGTTTCGGCCGTGA